In Candidatus Woesearchaeota archaeon, a single genomic region encodes these proteins:
- a CDS encoding HNH endonuclease — protein sequence MKELKELNLSEKEKKDFKWWLDSGLKEIYDYQENWKFVTDTSKKFTNPKVCCICGKPIKKIIKYKESSYCNKHYENMLYKGLIPKHNRRHPNEIRIYEGYCSILTKSNNGSITGEFFIDEESLLQVIKQHWRINTKTGYCVTHGATGYLHTFLLKAENGEIIDHIDRNKVNNRLSNLRSVPQRFNNINYTIQKNNTTGFIGLTYLKASNKYVVKINIDGVNKNIGSYSPIEEALKVRLNAEVKYYGKYSPQKHLFKEYGIDDSHILYDEDIIYKRPCDMFLKKALEIYKMYIK from the coding sequence ATGAAAGAACTAAAAGAATTAAACTTATCAGAAAAAGAGAAAAAAGATTTTAAATGGTGGCTTGATAGTGGGCTAAAAGAGATTTATGACTATCAAGAAAACTGGAAGTTTGTAACAGATACAAGTAAGAAGTTTACTAATCCTAAAGTATGCTGTATATGTGGAAAACCTATTAAAAAAATAATAAAATATAAGGAAAGTAGTTATTGCAATAAACATTATGAAAATATGCTATATAAAGGGTTAATTCCTAAGCACAATAGAAGGCACCCTAACGAAATAAGAATATATGAAGGTTACTGTTCTATTTTAACTAAAAGTAACAATGGTAGCATAACAGGTGAATTTTTTATAGATGAAGAGAGTTTACTGCAAGTAATTAAGCAACATTGGAGAATAAATACAAAAACAGGTTATTGTGTAACTCATGGTGCAACAGGTTATCTTCATACGTTTTTACTAAAAGCAGAAAATGGAGAAATTATAGACCATATAGATAGAAATAAAGTTAATAACAGACTTTCTAACTTAAGAAGTGTTCCTCAAAGATTCAATAATATAAACTACACTATTCAAAAGAATAATACTACAGGATTTATAGGTTTAACTTATTTAAAGGCATCCAATAAATATGTAGTTAAGATTAATATAGATGGTGTAAATAAAAATATAGGGAGTTACTCACCTATAGAAGAAGCACTAAAAGTAAGACTAAATGCTGAAGTTAAATATTATGGAAAATATTCACCTCAAAAACATTTATTTAAAGAGTATGGAATAGATGACTCACATATACTATATGATGAAGATATAATCTACAAAAGACCTTGTGATATGTTTCTTAAGAAAGCCCTTGAAATATATAAAATGTACATAAAGTAA